tgcagcatccctgggacAACTGCTCTCCTCCACCCATCTGAGACTCCCAAAACCCCAGCAGTACTCACCCAGAATCACTTCTGGTGGACGGTAGTGCCGGGTAGCCACAATAGTGGTGTGGTGCTCGTGATCGAAGGTGGCGCTTCCAAAGTCTGCCACACGAATGCTTGTGTTCCGAATGGATTTCTCCTCACAGCTCTGTAAGCAAACAAAGAAGTCCTCATAATAGCTGGTTCAGGATTACGCTAGGCTTTGAGAGGAGCCCTCTGACCCCAGAAGTGCCATGCCTGTGCTACTAATCAGACAGGATTATACCAGTGAAGCTCTGAGCTCTTTACATCTCAGATCAGTGTTAAGGAAGGCCACTCAACACTTCACTTGATGGACTGGAGCCACTGAAGCAGTCTTAGGGCTTTTGGAAGACATGGGAGAAAGAGGAGGCCCAACTTCCAGTTTGTTCCCACTAAATGGACTTCTAAGGCCCTGTAGGGCGTGTATGGAACAGGGAAGATCCAAtttctgcagggagggaaaggcaggcTGTTCCTGATCTATTCGCTTCTCTTTTGGACATAACGCACCTTTTTCTCATTGTACAGAGTGTCAAAATCCGAGTTGACAAACAAGATGTTTTCTGGCTTGAGGTCAGTGTGAGTCAGCTGGTTGTCATGTAAAACTGCACAAGTCgcaaagaggagagaggggaaaaaaaataattgtaagaACCACACACTGAAGCACCCATACAACTCTGCCCATCAAAGTGCCACTTTCAGCCAAGCCAACTCCTTCTCAGCTCCCTCCCAACCCATTCTGGTGAGACATCGTTGCCGAGCAAGGCTGGCCCTGGGTGACTTACATCTCAAGGCATGGCAGAGCTGGTAGGCCATGTGCCGGATCTGAGGGAGAGGGTATGGCTGGAAGTTATTCTCCTTCAAGAACTCAAAAGTGTTCTTGCCCAGAAGCTCAAAGGCAATGCACATGTGGCCATGGAAGTTGAACCAGTCTGACATCAGGACACACAGGCTGTGCAGAGAGAAAGACATGAGGATTAACCATCATTCAGGGACTCGACAGAACAGTCATTTCTCCCTGTTTCTGGCGacttcagaagtggttggtgAGCAAAAGCTCCGAGCCAGCTGACTCAGAAGCACAGTAATGCCTCTGTGTACACCAGACAGACACCCCGCTCCCCACTTTGCTCAACCACCTTTAGAGATCTCCAATGCAAGTGGGACAAGGCAGCAGGTGGTTGTTGGAAAAGTTCCTAGTTAGTTTTTCCTCACTATCACCTGGCATGTCAGTTGTTAAGAGTTTTAAGTAAACAGGTGTTCAGTAGAACTAGAGACAGACTCTCTTCTTCCAAAACACAGAGGAATGAGACAGGTTTTCCCCCACGCAGGAGGCAAGTAGCAGGTATTCCAGTCCTCAGCCCCGTGTTTCTTTGGATATCGCCCAAGCAGACTGCTTGTCTGTACGGAACGTGGTACTGACTACCCAGGAGTCTTGCAGGAACTTACAATTTGTTCTCCTTGTCcttctctttgatttttttcaggacGTTAATTTCCAGCCTGGCTGCTTCTCGGTACTTTCCAACATTTTTTATGATTTTCAGTGCCACCTGAGATTTGCCTCTGCAAGGGAAGAGACAAAAGGATGGAGTCAGAGAAAAaccctacacacacacatcctCAGTCCACAGAGAGAGGGCACATCCCAGTTACTCCAGTCCCGTTTTCCTGTGTTAAAAGGCTTAGTCGTTTCTGGGTCCCAACAAAGCTCTCTCAAGGTCTGCCAAAGATTTATGCTGCTTGACCAGCAGGTAATTTGAAGCGAAAGAATATTGCTGGGTAACACTCCAAAGAGAGCTGCAGACAGCTCTGTGAGCACACCATTCCCTGACACAGCAGTCCGTAAGGTCACTGCAAGTCCAGCAGCCACCTCCCCTCTCCAACTGTGCCAGAGAGATTTCGGAGGAGGCAGGAGATCCCAGCAGCTCGGAGCCAGACAAAAGGTCAGGAAGAGACAGGGGTCAAGTGTAATCACagcagaggttaaaaaaaaaaaaaaaaaaaaaaaaaaaagtaccccAGCAGATTAAGACACCACTTTCCCCAcatgcccagccaatccctcAACCAGAATTCACTGCAGCAGAACAGCCTGTGCCAAAGCCCTCAGCCACTGAACAAACTCCCCTGCTTCCCTTAACAGCACAGCCTGCAAACTCAGGGGACTGAGGTATGAACCAGGTCCCTTTCCACTTGCTGTAAGAAATAGCTTCTACCGTAGCGACAAGTGGAAGGTGACAACAGTTTGGTCCAGTGGAGTCCCAGGCCCAGACAAAACTGGTGGCAGTTAATCCTGCCAGGCTTGTGAGTATCTGGGCTTCGTGCACAAGGGACAGATGAGTTATCTGGAAGGGAAAGACACCCACCTGGCATGGTCCACACACTCCACCACTTTGCCAAAAGTGCCTTCACCAAGGCTGCCGACAATTTCGTCTAGGAGAGAAAACAGGAGCAGATGTGAACTTCAGAGGCTTGGCAAGAGCTGAGGTCCTGCAATTTCACAGCAATAAAatgtcaaagcaaaaaaatgtctCTCACTGCTACACTCTTTTTAAAACTCAAGTGTCTATTGTCTGCCTCAGGCAATTTACTGGTCAGTCCATTTATAAGCAATAAAACACTAGAGACCCCTCCAGTACAATACGAGAGATCTCGTCTAACATGGGGATAGAAAGTAGAGAGGTAAAGTTTTACGAAAGGTGGCTGTACATCGCTCTTGAAGCCAATCGCCGATCCTGCACACCAGGTGGCCTTCCTTGTCATCTTCCACGCTCCTGCTGCGCTTACTGCTCTGTTGGCTTCTCTGTACACACCGCCCCCCGAAACGGCATACGACCAAGCACGCACAGCGGGCAGTTCCGAGTGGCAGTGTTGTCATTCAAAGGTGGAGATGACGGTGCGTCGGTGGTTGGATTTTCCAGATCCCAGCATTTCATAAGGCACACAGCATATATAACGATAGGGATATTGCAAGGGACACGTCAAGACACAAACtaacttcaaaacagaaaagtaatcAACAGCTACAGGTATGTAAAGAAAACTCTCTCATTAGCTACAGCCTCTGGTGCCGCCACCTCTGAGGCAGGAAAATGCCCCCCTCTTCTCTGaagggaagcagcagctgggaagttCCAGTGTTAAGGTGGCTTTGGCTTGGCACCACCATTCCCCACAGAGGAGCAGCTTCCTCCGCAGCACTGGCGGATGCTGACAGAGGCACAAGAAGAAGGAGGGCTTTGCCAGAAGAACGTCATTTTCTCCGCTGGCAAACGTGACGAGGGGTATACAAGCTGTCGGTTTGGACAAGCTGTCCAGTAGAAGCCAGAGTAGCagttctccctccctctctgtaGCCTGCTCTTTTGTACCTGGGTTAATAGATCACCAACTACCCAGAGCCCTGTCCTGCCCTGGCTATGAACCAGCCCTTCCCTTCTTGACAGAACCAACTACCACACTGATCCTAAATCCATACGCCCAACTGGCTGCAAACAGACCTGGTGTTCCACATCGGCCTTCAGGATGCAATTTTGAGCCTGGGAGAACTTTAGGAACAGGACAGTTAAATTAATCCTGAGGGAACTTTTCACTCTGTTTCAGGCATCCATTGAAGGTATGAGGTCACATTTCACCCCTGCTACTGCTAGCTTCTACTGGAAAACCAGCCGAACGTTCCTGAAAGGACCCAGGGTCCACAAAGCAAGCTGCCCTAATTCCTGATCTTTTTCTGTTCAGCCTTAAAAATAGTTACAATCTCTACAGCCAAAGAAATTAATACGAAGCTCTACATTTCCGTGCCCGAGCTTCTATTGGGCTTCTCTTCTATGCCCCTTGCCCCCCAGCTAGTCCAAAATAATCAGCTATAATCAAACCCCCAAAGGTCAGCTGAAACGGAGGAGAAGGTAGAGAGGACATTTGAGACAGCTGTGAGACTTCAAAGGATTTAGATCACACCAGCCCAAACCTGCACACCATTACCATCGCACGCATACACGCAAACAACACTGGATCATTTTCATCATTAACCCTGGCTCTTtctaaaactaaaattaaaaagtcaactggaaagaaataaaaggaggaaagcaaCAGACCATCAGAAGTTCCCAGCCATGCAGATATCCACTATAACTGCAGGGATCTGGACTCGGTCATTTAGttgcaaaaacatttaaaagcaacaatcatgtgaaagaaggaaacattCCTTACAGGAGAGCAGCTGTGAAGCAGAGACATTTGGTCCGATACCTCACAACACTTCCAGGGTATTCCCGGTCCTGGGACCAGCCTCCCCACCCACTGCCAAATATTCCCTGTTAATCTTTGAAAGGAATACTACGTTTCAGGGTGGAAAACAGGGAAGCTTTCAGAGAAGCCGAAATCCAAGGACACGTGCATATCCTCAGAAGGTGGAAGCCTTTCTCTGAGTACAGTGGGACAGGGGTTAATAACCACAGGGCTAACAACTCAGGAGAACCAGGCTGATTGATCCCATCTGGTACGGGATCCTGGCACAAAGTCAAATCAACATGCCTTCACAGGAGCGCTCCGTACCACCACTGCATACCAAAACCccccagagaagcagcagcagtacgCAGAAGCGAAGCCCCGGCCATGTATAAACCTGACTGATCCCCAGCAGCCGGACTGGCCTGCAGCCAGGCTCGCCCTTGTTAGCCTATCACGTGTGCGCCATTTGAAGCTTTCCCTGATCCCCTCCCCGGCCATAAAGAATACAGCTTAGTTTCCTCACGTATTAAGGCTACAGGGGCTGGACTAGTAAAAACCAATAGCTACAAATGCTTCCTGCTTGACAAGACACAGATTTTGGACTATACATTCCACgtaatgaaaacaaacacaaaaaaaggggATTAGAGGTACTCACCCAGAGTGTTCAGAGCTGAAAGGAGGCAAGAACAGTTAAAACCCTGAACAATCCTGAACTCGTTCTGGATGCTACTCACCGAGGAGGCACTGCTACAAGACCTGGTCCTGCGTTTCCGGCAGTGATGCTGATGCTTCCTCAGACGGTGCTGCTCTCTGCCTCTGGATCGCCGCCAGTTTCGTGAGCGGGTCGAGTAATAGTCCTCTCCAAAAGACGGGCTTCGGTCTTCAAATCTGTAGGCGTCGCTGTCCCGCCTGTATCTCCTGTGATAAGGCATCCTGTCATGGCTGTAgcacaaacaaaaatgcatttataagCCCGGAAAAGCATGGAAGGCAAGAGTCTCGCTGAAACTAAGTGCCCTTGCTCCCGCTCCCTAGTGGCAGAGAAACAACAGCAAGCGTCCTAGCTTCAAACCATCCCTCCACTGTGGCTCAAATGCTGACCACTTCTCAGattaagaaaaaggaggaagttTGCAAGAGAAAATGGTGTGGCACTCCCACATTTCAAGGAGCCGGGGGGGGAAACCACCCACTTAGAGCTCAATCTGAGCTGCCTACCTCATCTAAGCCACCTCCACCACCCTATGCACGTGTTTTTCTAAGGTCGTTTCTCCTCCCCTAGGAAGGTCTCTCATTAGTTCTCAAACAAACGAGAACTGAAACCAGCAGCGGTGCTCTCGTCATCACCCCGGGGGGGGACTGGAGTCCCCTAAACACCAAGCCTTCACTGTACACATGCACACCAGCTCAACAGATCATTAGTAAGAGCCAGAAGGAAAATTTGGTCTCCACAGCACACTCAAGCTCCTGCGTCTCTAGCAACAACCAAGGGCTGCAAGTATGTAAGGGAAACTTTAAGCCAAGTTCATCTCTGCACAGGGAAGGGCCAGAAGACCTCAGACGAAGCTCCACTGTGTGAGTATCTACAAGCTGGTTTCGCGCATGCAGTTTTAGGTACCGTGTGTGCACATTAACCAAgagagcagctctccctgccccaccctCAATTAGCGAGCATCGAACATCTACAAGCGTCTCGAGATAGAGCTGCaattctgcagctcctgccttttGCTCTGCGGGTCCCACATGCTTCCTTGGCAGCACTGTTATGGCACCTCTCAAACTGGACAGCAAAAATGGTTATTGCCTAGCAGTGGCCCGCTTCTGTCCCCAAAAGCATGACTGTCTTCTCCACCACAGCCGTTACAATTGGCCTAATAAAACAGCTTCCACTCCAAGTCTTGCTTCACACGTCACTGAGTGAGAAGCTGCATTTTACGCAGAAGATGTTGCAACTCAGAAATAAGAACAGCGTGTTGGCTTTCCAATGATGAACAGAGCATTCTGGGCACACGCCAGGCCAGGTTGATGCTGTCACCTAGCTGACAGCAAAAGCAACGGCTTCTCCAACCAAGACCtcactgcagctgcttcagTCCGGAAACAGGAACTTTTGTTGCTTGTGCCTCTCTGCTTTGGCAACAATTAGCTCTCTCGCTGACAGCTTAAAAGGACGCAGGTATGCATGTGGTGGGTTCATCTCATCTTGGCTCAAGAATAAAATTTCAAACTGCCTGCCCAACACAGCAGCGGCTCTAGGTCACCGCTGAACTatccaaaacaccaaaaacccccacacctcCATTGCAACACTGAATACTCAACTCCAAACATGCTTTTGTGAAAAACTCCAGTGTGTACTTTTAAGATACAGAGAATTCAGAAATAACAACCTAAAATACAGAGGAGACCAGCGAACCTGTGAGAGGCCCAGAGTCTGAGACTAAAGGGGCAAGAAGGTTTTCACCTAGCAAAAGCCTGTTTTCATCCAAATCTGTCCCACATAACCCATCAGATGAAAAAATGGAGAAGCCCATTGTGTGCGTCAGCTGTATTTCACAATCCGCTTCCTTCACGTAAACAAAAAGCCAGGCTGAGAAGAGAAATTAATCTGTGGAACATTTCAGGAATTTAAAGATGAACTCAGCTCCCTTCTGGCTGCACCTGCCCTGTTCAACCAGTGGAACTGCACCGGGTCCGGTACCACTGAGCAGCGAGGACTGCCAGCCTATCTCAGTCGCACACCCCGACGTGTCAGCACCCGGCTCCCCATCAGTGCTCCCGCCTCTGTTCCAGAACCCTCGCCACAGCTCCCGTTATCAGAGGCCTTATCCACCCCGCTTCCAGTGTCTAATTGTCCCTGTGGAAACGCTGAACAAAGAGGGGATCAAGGGTAAAATCCAGAGCCGAAGCAGGAAAGATCAGTTTGCGATGCTCAGAGCCTTTCTGACAGCGTAGGTGAGGGAAAAGTGTTGTTACTTTAAATCTGATTTGTAATACTTTCAGAAGGAAGTGGGTTATCGGGAGAGAAAGACTTTAATGCCTCCACAGCATTAGACCTGGGAAACATAATTCGAGGGCAGGCTGTTCTCCCTCATCAATATTAAAGACATCGCTTTGGGAAGAACTTTTGGCTAGATGCAGAGGCAGAAATGTATAAAGGAGGGCACACACAATTAAGCCCTTTACTTCCATCCCCAGGATTTACAGGTTTAAAGCTGATCCGCAGTCAGGAAATGAAAGCTGCCACCACTCAGCGCTGGCTCTGAAACATGATCAGAATGGAGGACGAGGGTTTAGTAGATAACCATCCCTgctcgctcccccgcctgccAGAGCGgctgctggcaggcaggcaggcctccctccctctgcccaaaCTCGCTCTTACCTTCTCGATCGCGATCTCCTGGCGAGATCCCTCCGGGGTGGGTATCGCAGTCTCCCCTCGTAGTCTCTGCTACGAGACCGCTTCCTCTTCCACCTGTGACCCAGGTAGCTCTCCTGCTCCGGCGACCGGTATCTCTTACAGTGATGCATCTGAGGAGACGAGAGGTTTCCAACTCTTCGCACCCTCACCCCTCGGCGCTTCACCCGCTTCCCGAAGGAGACAAGGggcctccctgccccaccagaCGCCCCCTCAGCCCGAAGGACTGCGGACAGGGACCACCCCAAAGGGTGCCGGGAAGCGCAGCAACGGCCGCCCTGAGGACGAGAGCTCCACAGCCTGAAAGACTTTAAGCTGGAGGCCTCCCCTCGGGAAGCGGTGGGTCTGTAAGGACGTTACCGGGTTATTTCCCCCCGGCCCCCCTACAACAACCCGGCTACAAACTGGATCCACCGCCCCTGGCCCGCTGCCGCGTAGCCGGCGGTAGCCGTTTGGCGGGGGAGGCAGGGTGAGGGAGGGTGCCGAAGGAAGGGAACCGGAGAGCTCAGGGCCCACGCACCGCCTCGCGGGGGCTGCCCGCACCGGGACACGGGGCCCCTCCGGGGCTACACGTAGCGCCAGCGGCcgggcccaggcccaggcccgggcccgggcccgggcccgggcccgaGCCGATCCCCGTCCCGCCGAGCGCCCGCAGCCCCGCTCCGTGCCCTTccccgggccggccccgctGTGCTCACCGTCCCTCCGCCTCCCTCCGCGCCGCGCTCGGCGGctgcggcccggcccggcccggcccggccccacCGGCCCAGcaccgccgccgctcccgcgTCCACTTCCGCTTCCGGCGCcgcccctctcctctcctctcttccccagcCCTCACCGCGCAGGCCAGAGCGGCTCCGCCCCCGGGGGCGCTCTCGCCGCCCCTCTCGGTGCCCAAGGAGGTCGCGGTTAACCCCtgccgcgccgggccgggccgcgggttggggggggggggtgtcagccCTTACGAACGGGCCTGAGGAGCGGGGGAGCTGGGGTCTGCCTCGCCGCGGCCTTCCTCGTCACCGTGGCCTTCCTCCCCACCGCCATCCTCGCCCTCAACATGGCCTTCCTCCCCGTGGCCTGCCTCAGCCACGGCCTACCTCACTGTGGCCATCCTCACCCTCGGCATGGCCTTCCTCTCCACGGCCTCCCTCACCGTGACCACCCTCGCTGTGGCCATCCTCACCGTTGGGCCCTCCTCACTGTTGGAAGACCCTCGCCATGGCCTTCCTCACCGTTGGGTCTTCTTCACCATGGCCAGCCTCGCCGTGGCCATCCTCACCGTTGGGTCTTCCTCACCATGGCCACCCTTGCCATGGCCTTCCTCACTGTTGGGTCTTCCTCACCATGGCCATCCTCTCCATGGCCTTCCTCACTGTTGGGTCTTCCTCACCATGGCCATCCTCTCCATGGCCTTCCTCACCATTGGGTCTTCCTCACCACGGCTATCCTCTCCACGGCCTTCCTCACCACAGCTACACTTACCATGGCCATCCTCACCCCAGCCTTCTTCGCCACAGTCTTCCTCACCATGATGATCTTCACCGTGACGATCCTTGCAACGGCAACCCTCGCCTCGATGACCCTCGCTGCGGCCTGTACCGCTGTGGCCCAGGCACCTTCTCTCCCcacaggctctgccgacaatCTCCTTCTACCAAATGTTGCTGAGAGCTGCTGTTGTCCCCATGGGGACCTGCCCTCGGGGTTGGAGATGGGTcatggctggggcagggggatctgGTGGAAGAGGTTCCCTGTCCAGTTAATCTGCCTGGAGAGGGCCTCAATCCTGCTTATTTACTGATTAGCACCACGCAGAGGTTATGTGAATGGGGCtttgctccctcctgccccatgaGTAGGTGACCATCCCCTCCCACCCAGGCCACCTCTCTGGAGGACATTTCTGGCTCCCAAAGCCGGACCATGGGTGCTGCTGGCCCATGGCACGGCTGAGCAAAGAACACCAGGGTAGGAAAGGGCTTCAATTAATCCACACGTGCAATCACGCTCGacctctttatttatttatcaaacCACTCATTTGGGCcagcaattaattaaaaatgccGATGAACACCTTTAGCACTGGGCGCAAGGAGAGTTGGGACGATATTGGCCAGTCCTTGCGGTTCTTCTCACCGAGGAGCAGAGCGGGGTGTGTGCCAGcctgtggggatggggaagggtcTGGTGATGGTCTTCACTGCTGTGGGACTGGGTGGAAAGGGTGGACTGGTGATGGTGGGCTAGAAGGCGCAATAGATAGCACCACCGTGGTGGCCCCCCGAGACCTCACCTCTCCAAGGCTCAGAGATCCCCCTTCACTCACTCCTGTGAGCAGCTGAGTCCCGGGCGAGCCCTGCCCGTGGGCTGTGGGCAAGATCAGGATCTGAGGGCATTGGGCTGGATCCAGTGCCACCGCGCCGATTCCAGCTGTCCCCGACTGCACATCTCCCTCCAGTGCAGCAGCCCGGCCCCAGGGGCGCGGGGACCCACCTGCACGCGACCCAGTGGGGAGCTGCGGGTGTAGATGCGAGCCTGTGACAGAAGCAGCGTGGGACATAGCAGAGCTAGTAAACCCCATTACCCCAAGAAGAGCAATCCCACCCCAGCAACCTCCTGTGGGCAACAAGAAATAGCTCCTCCGGGCTTGCCTGTACCTGTCCCGCAAGTGGGGGCTAAGACCTCCCGGTTGCAGGAGAGGCTCCTGAGCACGGGTGATCCAGGCCACCTTCTTAGCCATGGTCCCCTCTGTCCTGCTCACCTGCATGACGGTGAACTCCAAGGACAGCTCTTGCTGCTGGATGTCCCCAGCGGGGAGGTTGAAGAGGAAGGGCATGTTCCAGACAGGGTTGTAGCCAGGGATGGACTTGGTCTCCTTGGTGTCAATGATGTGGCCATTGTGGTAAAGGTGGATGATGATGTAGTGGCCTGGAAATGGAGACAGAGCCTTGGTGAGAGGGGCCTGTTCTGGACACACACCATGCGGGAAGGCTGGAGGTTTGCACACCAGACTCCTGCACAGCATGGGCAGCCAAATTAGGGTGCCCGGGGGGCTACAGGACCTCCACGGGGCTCTGCAAAGCTGTGGGGAGAGGACAGAGAGGTCCTCTGCGTCTTGGTTGCACCTACTCCTCCCTGGTCGGGAGCAAGGACCTCCAAAGTCCGCAGCCTGCATCCCTGCCCATGTCCCAGGCTTCGCATGAGCTGGGGGAGCCAGAGATGACAACAGCCAGCACGACAGAAAGCCAGATGCTATTTTTGTACCATAAATGTGtatattttaagcattttggGGTCATATTGGAGATATCTAGATCCTAGCTGTGCTACTTGCACTCATTTTGCTTAGGAAAGAGAAGTTCAAGAGGACATAAGACTATCTGCCAAGCAAAAGTAGGAGAAGCCATTCCCTGTGCCCACCTGGGCATCCACTTGCCCCCTGGTCCGTGCTCCATGCCCTACCTGGCGTTCCTGGCATGCAGGAGAGCTGGCCCAGGTGCTCTGCCTTGCGGATCAGCACCTTGATGCGGCTGGCCAGAGCTTGGTactggaggagaaggaagagctggctgagggatttgggtggggaggagaggatgcTGCGGCTCATGTCGTGGGCGCTGAGACACTGCAATGAGATGAGAGGGCAGGACATGCCGTGAAACCTTCTCCAACCTTATCCAGCCCCTCCAACTTGGGGATGCTCATCTCCCACCTATGCTACAGGTGGGTCaagaaagggcaaaaatgaGTCAAGAAGGCAAATTTGATGCTTACCATCACCATAAAGGTGGTGCCAGCTCTGCATTTACCCCTTCCACACCAGCATCCCCATCCACAGTGAAGCCCCcgagcagagatgctgctggttGCTACGGTTGGTGGATATTAATTGTGGGCAACTCATGAACCCGTACCAGAAAGGAGGACACTGCGGGGATGGGGGCCTTTGTCTCAGTGCCTTCAATCTCTCCCACTGCCTCCCATCGGGTGATGCTTGGAGGAGGCTCTGGCTTTTGCCGTGGAATTTTAGGGCACTGAGACCAATCAGACCTGAGCCAAAACACAAGGACAACCCCTCCTGCTGGAGACTGCTGCTGTCCTGACCTTTCTGAGCTTGGTTTTGGTGCTCGACAGCTCCCAGCTGTAGCTAGAAGATGCCTGGGGGTCCCAGGTGGCCTGAGCACAGGGGAAGAGGACCTCTCCCACGAAGGAGTCCTTGAGGCTGCGAAACCTGGCATAGACAGCGAAGCGCAGGGTGAAGCTCCTCAGCTCCTCCAGGCTGTACCGGCCGAACCGGCACGGCTCCCGGCGGGCAGGGTGGAGGCTGCCGTGCTGCAATGCCATGCACCGGGGCACCAGGAGCTGCGGCAGCAGGTACACCTTGACGTAGGAGCCTCGGCCATTCTGCAGCCCCTTGGGCATGTGGGAGACACCAAGGACCGTCACAGTGAGCGTGGCCTCGGCCGGCGAGTAGGACAAGCCACAGTGGAGCTGGGGACGCTGCTTGGGGCCGGTGCCAGAACGCTTCAGGGTGGGGGGTCCCGGGATGGGGTGGGCCAGCGGGGTCTCCTCATCGCAGAGGAGGTTGGCTCTGGAGATGGTGCAGCAGTGTTGCCACGCTCCTGCCAGCtttggggagaaggggaggctgGGCGAGGAGGCTCTGCTGTGGAGCAAACCCCAGTGGGATGCTGGTGATCCCTCTTCCACCTGGGCACTCAGCATCTCTCCTGCCACCTCCTTGTAGTGCTGCTGGACAGGCACCGGCACCGTCCTGGTGGGCAGAGCGGGTCCCAGCTCCACTGTCTCCCTCTCCCAGCCGAGGCGGGGGCCCAGGCGCCGCCAACGCTGCCAGCACACAGCACAGCCCAGGAGGATGCTgaggcagagcagggccagCCCTGTGCCAAGGAAGACCTGCGAATGCACTGGAGAGAGATGGGCACAGTTACCGTGGCGGATCTCACTGGGGCTGCACCACCATGGCTCTCCATGGGTGATGGAGCAACGGCAAAGAGCAAGACctgggtgcccacctccccTGCCGTGCCTGTGACCGACCCCATATCTTTGCAAGCTGGGATTGAACTGGAGCATCCCAAAGCCAGAAGGTGGGAGAGCAgccagcagggccagggctgtGCTCAGCATCTGTGAGCGTGAGCAGCCTGACATCAGTCCGGCTCTGGCGAGGCTAAAACAAACCTGGCCTTGCCCTGGGGACGATAAGGGCTATGGAAAAAGTGGTTTTTATCAGCCCCGCTGCTGGGCTGACACAGGTTGGGCATGACCGATGATTAGCTGCTTGCTTGGTGGGGGCACAAAATGGGTAGGGAGGCAttggtgctgctggaggggagtgggggcacCTGCAaggggaggatttgggggtgtCCATGCTGCATTCAAAGTGGCAGCAGTCCCGAAGGTGTTACATACCCAACACTGGCCCCAAAAGAGGGGGAACCTCCTCTCCGATCTGTGCCCAGAGGACCGGTGTCCTGCGGGCAATGAGCTGGACTTTATCCCTCCTTGTGGCGCTGCCCATGGGGTTTTGGGCTcccc
This region of Buteo buteo chromosome 13, bButBut1.hap1.1, whole genome shotgun sequence genomic DNA includes:
- the CLK3 gene encoding dual specificity protein kinase CLK3 isoform X2, translated to MHHCKRYRSPEQESYLGHRWKRKRSRSRDYEGRLRYPPRRDLARRSRSRSHDRMPYHRRYRRDSDAYRFEDRSPSFGEDYYSTRSRNWRRSRGREQHRLRKHQHHCRKRRTRSCSSASSRSQQSSKRSRSVEDDKEGHLVCRIGDWLQERYEIVGSLGEGTFGKVVECVDHARGKSQVALKIIKNVGKYREAARLEINVLKKIKEKDKENKFLCVLMSDWFNFHGHMCIAFELLGKNTFEFLKENNFQPYPLPQIRHMAYQLCHALRFLHDNQLTHTDLKPENILFVNSDFDTLYNEKKSCEEKSIRNTSIRVADFGSATFDHEHHTTIVATRHYRPPEVILELGWAQPCDVWSTGCILFEYYRGFTLFQTHENREHLVMMEKILGPIPSHMIHKTRKQKYFHNGNLVWDENTSDGRYVQENCKPLRTYMLHDSLEHAQLFDLMRRMLEFDPSRRITFSEALLHPFFAGLSAEERMLCGRGASRDLSR
- the CLK3 gene encoding dual specificity protein kinase CLK3 isoform X1, which codes for MHHCKRYRSPEQESYLGHRWKRKRSRSRDYEGRLRYPPRRDLARRSRSRRASAEWWQLSFPDCGSALNLHDRMPYHRRYRRDSDAYRFEDRSPSFGEDYYSTRSRNWRRSRGREQHRLRKHQHHCRKRRTRSCSSASSRSQQSSKRSRSVEDDKEGHLVCRIGDWLQERYEIVGSLGEGTFGKVVECVDHARGKSQVALKIIKNVGKYREAARLEINVLKKIKEKDKENKFLCVLMSDWFNFHGHMCIAFELLGKNTFEFLKENNFQPYPLPQIRHMAYQLCHALRFLHDNQLTHTDLKPENILFVNSDFDTLYNEKKSCEEKSIRNTSIRVADFGSATFDHEHHTTIVATRHYRPPEVILELGWAQPCDVWSTGCILFEYYRGFTLFQTHENREHLVMMEKILGPIPSHMIHKTRKQKYFHNGNLVWDENTSDGRYVQENCKPLRTYMLHDSLEHAQLFDLMRRMLEFDPSRRITFSEALLHPFFAGLSAEERMLCGRGASRDLSR
- the CLK3 gene encoding dual specificity protein kinase CLK3 isoform X3, coding for MPYHRRYRRDSDAYRFEDRSPSFGEDYYSTRSRNWRRSRGREQHRLRKHQHHCRKRRTRSCSSASSRSQQSSKRSRSVEDDKEGHLVCRIGDWLQERYEIVGSLGEGTFGKVVECVDHARGKSQVALKIIKNVGKYREAARLEINVLKKIKEKDKENKFLCVLMSDWFNFHGHMCIAFELLGKNTFEFLKENNFQPYPLPQIRHMAYQLCHALRFLHDNQLTHTDLKPENILFVNSDFDTLYNEKKSCEEKSIRNTSIRVADFGSATFDHEHHTTIVATRHYRPPEVILELGWAQPCDVWSTGCILFEYYRGFTLFQTHENREHLVMMEKILGPIPSHMIHKTRKQKYFHNGNLVWDENTSDGRYVQENCKPLRTYMLHDSLEHAQLFDLMRRMLEFDPSRRITFSEALLHPFFAGLSAEERMLCGRGASRDLSR
- the LOC142038392 gene encoding synaptotagmin-5-like, which translates into the protein MPEAVHSQVFLGTGLALLCLSILLGCAVCWQRWRRLGPRLGWERETVELGPALPTRTVPVPVQQHYKEVAGEMLSAQVEEGSPASHWGLLHSRASSPSLPFSPKLAGAWQHCCTISRANLLCDEETPLAHPIPGPPTLKRSGTGPKQRPQLHCGLSYSPAEATLTVTVLGVSHMPKGLQNGRGSYVKVYLLPQLLVPRCMALQHGSLHPARREPCRFGRYSLEELRSFTLRFAVYARFRSLKDSFVGEVLFPCAQATWDPQASSSYSWELSSTKTKLRKYQALASRIKVLIRKAEHLGQLSCMPGTPGHYIIIHLYHNGHIIDTKETKSIPGYNPVWNMPFLFNLPAGDIQQQELSLEFTVMQARIYTRSSPLGRVQVGPRAPGAGLLHWREMCSRGQLESARWHWIQPNALRS